The window TTCGCACTGCAAATTCGGGACGCTTCCCACCTGATCATCGAAGACATCGCGGCGGTGCGTGTGATCTTGCAGCGGCTGGCCCGAGATCATCGTCGCACACCGACGGTGGGGCGGACCCACGGCATGCACGCGGAACCCACGGTGTTCGGACTGAAGTTCGCGTTGTGGGACGATGAATTCGGCCGTCACGAATCCCGGATCGCACAGACGCTGGAACGCGTGCTGGTTGGCAAGTTGTCCGGCGCGGTCGGCAACTTCGGTCACACCGATCCCGCGCTCGAAGAAGCGGTGATGGGTCGGCTCGGCTTGGGCGTGGCCGCGGTCAGCACGCAGATTGTCGGTCGTGAGCGCCATGCGGAACTCCTGAATCTGCACGCATTGATTGCGGCGTCAATTGAGAAGATCGCGACCGAGATTCGGCATCTGCAACGGACGGAAGTCGGTGAAGCCTACGAGCCGTTCGGTCGCAAGCAGAAGGGATCGTCGGCGATGCCGCACAAGCGCAATCCGATTTTGTGTGAGCGTCTGTGCGGGATCTCGCGGCTGATGCGGGGCTACGCTTTGGTGGGCTTGGAAAATATCGCGCTCTGGCATGAGCGGGACATCTCGCATTCGTCGGCGGAGCGCGTGGTGTTCCCCGACGCGTTCATTGGTTTGGACTACATGCTGCATCTGCTGATTCGGGTGTTGGACGGCCTTGACATTCGGCCCGAGCGAATGCGGCAGAACCTGGAGTTGACCGGCGGCGCGTTGGCTTCGGAGCGCATATTGTTGGCGTTGACGGAGGCCGGCTGGACGCGCGAGCGCGCCTACCAGCACGTGCAAGCGGCGGCGCTATTCGCCGAGCAGAACGGCGCGCCGATGCGTCAGCAGATTTCCGCGGATGCGGAGGTCGTCGCCGCCCTGGGGCCGGAAGCGCTTGCTGAATTGCTGGTTGTTGAGCCGCGCTACGACATGGCGGATCTCGTTTATCGCCGGTTGGGATTGTTGGACTAAAGAGCTGGGTACGGTCTAATTGGGAGCCGAATTTGGAGAAAAGGGATCTGCTTTTTGAGGGAAGTTCCAAACGGCTGTACAGTACGGACCGTGAGAACCTTGCCGTTTTGGAATATACCGACGATTTCATCATTCAGCCGAACGGCAGCCGGACGATCGTGCCGGGCAAGGGTGAAGTCAATCTCGGCATCGCGACGTTTCTGTTCCAATATCTCGAGAACTACCATGTGCCGACGCATTTTGTCGAGCGCATCGGAAAGAACGACATGCTGGTGCGGCGGCTGAAGATGATTCCGATCGAGGTCGTCGTTTACAACGCGATCTCCTCACGGCTGGCGCAGCGGTTCAAGCTTGAGGACGGACATCAGATTGACTTCCCGATCATCGAGTATTTTCTGAAGTCCCCGCGACTGGGAAATCCGATGATCAATGAGACGCACGCGCTGGCGCTGGGCTATGCGAAGCCGGACGACATGCGCGCGATGGGCCGCATGGCGTCGAAGGCGAACGCGATCCTGAAGTCGTTGTTCGAGCGTCGGGGCTTGCAGCTGATCGAGTTTAAGCTCGAATTCGGCATGAGCGGCGAGAATATCTATATCGGTGACGAGATCTCGCCCGATACGAGCCGCTATTTCGACCGCAAGCGGAATCGCCGATTGGAGCGGGAAAAGTACATTCAGGACCTCGCGAGCGTGGAGAAGGTTTATCGCGAGTTGTACGATCGCCTGACGCGCGCCGTATAGCTCGAATCTGGAGCGTAAGTCAAGTGAGATTTGCCTCTGAGGCCTGGCCGCTGGTCATGCCGCCGCTGCTGGTCGGCATTCTGCTGATCGTGTTGAGTCGCGCCGTCGGCAGCGCGAATTCGGCGATCTGGGGGGCGGTGGCTTTGGTGCTGGCGGTTTCGGTCTTGCTATTCTTCCGTGATCCGACTCGCACGAGTCCGGGGAATTCCCGGGCGGTCGTGGCGCCGGCCGATGGGAAGGTGATCGTCGCGGAGGCACTTGCGGACGGTCGTCAGCATGTGGCGATCTTTCTCTCGATTTTTGACGTGCACGTCAATCGGGTACCTTACGGCGGCACGGTTGCGCGGATCGTCATGCAGCCCGGGAAATATTTCCACGCCGGCAGTCCGGCGGCCGCGGAAGGCAACGCTCGTTGCGAGGTTGAGACGACCACGGATCAAGGCACGGTATCATGGCGACAGGTCTCGGGACTTGTGGCGCGCAAGATATCCTGCCGCATTCGTGCAGGGGATGCCGTCCGCACGGGGGATCGTTTCGGCCTGATCTACTTCGGGTCGCGGATGGACGTGTACATGCCGGCGCATGCTCGGATCGCCGTGCAGGCCGGAGCACGTGTGTACGCCGGCGCGACCGTAATTGCTGAGTTTCCAAATGAGGAGAAGCCATGAAGAAATGGCCTGCCAATATCATGACCGCGGGAAACCTGTTTTGCGGTTTTTTCGCGATCATCGCGGCGTTTGACGGACATCCGCAGATTTCCGCGTGGTTGATACTGTTTGCCGCGGTACTTGACGCCTTTGACGGCAAGGCCGCGCGGCTGTTCGGCGGCGGATCGAAGTTCGGGATTCAATTTGATTCCATGGCCGACATGGTCTCATTTGGCGTCGCACCGGCGGCGCTGATCTACGCCGCGGCGTTCAATGATCTCGGCATTGCCGGGTTGATCGTCGCCTTTGTTCCGGCGCTGGCGGTGGCGGTTCGCCTGGCGCGATTCAACGTTTCCACCTCCGGCGGTCATCACGACTTCATCGGTTTGAGTTCGCCGTTACATGCCTGCCTGATCGCCTCCTTTGTGGTGATGAGTTTCAGTCGTTGGGACGCGATCATGGATTCTAACGTGCTGGCCGGGCTGGTCCTCACGACTTGCGCCCTGATGATCAGTCGACTGCCACTGCCGGGCTTGCCGCGCTTTACTCTGCGTGAGCCGGGCTACAATTTGGTCAAGGTGTCGTTCTTGTTGGTATGCCTGGGCTTCATGGTGATCAACCCGCCGCAGAACACGTTTCCGGCGTTGGCGGTGCTGGTGGTCGGCGCGTTTGCCGTCGCCGGCGCGAAGTCGATTGCCGGGCGCCATCGCGGAGCGCGGGACGGTGCGTTAGAGGATGATCTGGATGCCGAACCGGTTCCCGTGCATCGAGGTCGGCGATGAAAGCCAGAGTTTACGTCACGTACAAGGATGGAGTGCTGGATCCGCAGGGGCAGACGGTCTGTCGTTTTCTGCAATCGCACGGTGAAGAGCGAGTTCGCGATGTCCGCATCGGGAAGTACATTGAGTTTGAAGTCGAGGACCGTCCACATGACGAGCTTGAGCGCATGCTGATCGACATCAGCGACAAACTGTTGGCAAATCCCGTCATCGAATCTTACCGGGTCGAGCTGCCGTGACTTGGGCAGTGGTTACGTTTCCGGGCTCGAATTGCGACCGCGACTCCTGGCATGCGCTCGGCGACGTGCTTGGTTTTGATGTCAAGCCGGTGTTCCACAAAACGACGACTTTGCCGCCATGTGACGCGGTGGTAATTCCTGGCGGTTTTTCTTACGGCGACTACCTGCGCTGCGGCGCATTGGCCAAACTCTCACCGATTATGCCCGCGATTCGGGCTTTCGCGGACGGCGGCGGACTTGTGGTCGGCATCTGCAATGGCTTTCAGATTCTCTGCGAAGCGGGACTCCTCCCCGGCGCCCTGGTTCGGAATTCGCACTTGCGGTTTGTTTCGCGCTTGGTGAGCCTGCGCGTGGAGCGCGCGGACACGGCATTCACCGGGGGATATGCCGCGGGCGATTTGATCGATCTTCCCATCGCACACGGCGAGGGTAACTACGTCGCCGATGCCGCGACTATCGTTGAATTGGAACGCGAGCATCGCATCTTATTTCGCTACACCGGTCCGGTACGTAGTGACGTACCCGACGGAAATCCCAACGGCAGCACCAATGCCATCGCGGGCATCATGAATCGCCGCGGCAATGTCATGGGCATGATGCCGCATCCGGAACGCGCGACCGATCCGCTGATTTCGCGCCCGGATGGCGCCAACGTGTTTCATTCCATGGCAGCCTGGGCCGGGCTGCACCCGCGTTTGCAATCTTAGGCTCACCCTCACTCCCGGGCACCCCGTGAACCTCGGCGGCTCCGAACTATTCCTTGTATTGCTGGTGATGCTGCTGCTGTTCGGCGGCAAGCGTTTGCCGGAGCTGGCGCGAAACCTCGGGCGCGGACTCGCCGAATTCCGGCGCGCCACGCAGTCGATACAGCGCGACATCAGCTCGTCGATTGATGAGGTCGCGCGACCGGGAACTCCGCAGCAGTACAAGCCAGCTTCCACTGAAACTTCCTCCCCCCGGATCACCCCGTATGCCAACCCCGCTGCCGAGCCACGCCCAGCTCCGGAGCCACCCCGCAGCGATTCCTGAGGCGGTTGAGACCTCGCTGCGTCTGGCACGGGCGGGAGCACACCTCAACGCGTTTATCCACCTTCTGGAGGAGCGCGCGCGTCGGCAGGCAGTCGAGGTGCGCGATGCCTTGTTGCGGGGTGACGACTTGCCGCTGGGCGGATGGTTGATCGCCGTCAAGGACAATATTGCGATTCGCGGGACGCGCCTTACATGTGCATCAAGAATCCTTGATGGATTCGAGAGTATCTTCACCGCAACCGCAATTGAACGGCTGGAACGTGCCGGTGCGATTCTGATCGGCAAGACGAATCTTGATGAGTTTGCGATGGGGTCATCCACCGAGAATTCTGCTTTCGGAGCGGCGCGGCATCCGCGTTGTCCGGAGTGCGTCCCGGGCGGATCGTCAGGCGGCAGCGCGATCGCTGTGTCAGCCGGTTGGGTGCATGCGGGGCTGGGGAGTGATACGGGCGGCAGCGTTCGCCAACCCGCCGCTTTTTGCGGAGTTGTGGGGCTGAAGCCGACCTATGGCCGTGTGAGTCGCTATGGACTCGTGGCATTTGGATCATCCCTCGATCAGATTTCGCCGTTCACAAGTACGTGTGCCGACGCGCAGTTGATCCTGCGTGAGATGGCAGGCGTTGACGAGAGAGACTCGAGCAGCTCGCCGGAGCCGGTGGACCGCGATCAGATTCATGCGACTGAAGTCGGTCCGCGACTGCGCGTCGGACTCGCGCGGGAGTATTTCTCGGACGCGCTCAACTCGGAGATTGGAGCTCGAATTCGCGAAGTCGTCCACCAGCTTCGCGAGCGCGGGCACACGGTAACCGAGGTCTCGTTACCGCATACGGAGTACGCCATACCGGTTTACTATATTCTGGCGACGGCGGAGGCGAGTTCGAATTTGGCCCGCTTTGACGGGGTTCGCTACGGATTCCGACATGCTGACGGTGGGACCCTGCTCGATCTCTACGAGCGGACCCGCGGGGCGGGGTTTGGACCGGAAGTGCGCCGCCGCATCATGATGGGTACGTATGTGCTTTCCGAAGGCTATTACGACGCCTACTACAAGAAGGCGCAGCGCGTACGGCGGCTGATCGTCGATGATTTCAAGCGGGCGTTTGCCGATGTCGATGTGGTCATCAGTCCGACGACGCCGACGACGGCGTTCAAGATCGGCGAGCGTGCGGACGATCCCGTCGCCATGTATCTGTCCGACGTGTTTACCGTGCCGACGAACCTCGCGGGGATTCCCGCGGTGAGTGTGCCCGTGGGCGAGGACTCGCAGGGCTTGCCGATTGGGTTGCAAATTCAGGGTCCGCACTTCGCGGAGCGGCGGATTCTGACGTTGGGCGCCGAGATCGAAGCGTTGGGTTGGGGCGCGGCATGAGTTGGGAAGTTGTCGTCGGTCTCGAGATCCACGCGCAATTGGTCACGCGTACGAAAGCCTTCTGTCGTTGTCCGAATCAGTATGGCGCCGCGCCGAACACGTTGGTGTGTCCGACGTGTCTGGGCATGCCGGGCGCCCTGCCCGTGCTGAATGAGGAGGTGGTGTCGCAGGCGACAAAGCTGGCGCTGGCGCTGGGCGCGACGGTTCACCCGCATTCCAAGTTCGACCGCAAGAACTACTTCTATCCGGACCTGCCGAAGGGCTACCAAATCTCGCAATACGACGAGCCGTTTAGTACCGGTGGATTTGTTGAATTCGAGCTGGGCGGTGAGACAAAGCGCATTCGGGTCACCCGTGCCCACATCGAAGAGGACGCCGGCAAGTCGCAGCATCTTGCGGACGGGACCACGGTGGTGGACATGAATCGCTGCGGAGTTCCGTTGGTCGAGATCGTCAGTGAGCCCGAGCTGAGATCGCCGGCCGAAGCCGGAGCCTATGTGCGGACGGTCCGTGATTGGTTGCGCGCGATCAACGTCTGCGACGGCAACATGGAGCAAGGCTCCCTGCGTTGCGATGCCAACATCTCGGTCCGCCGAGCGGGGGAGCTCGACTTCAATGAGCGACGCGAAGTCAAGAACTTGAATTCGATCTCGAATCTCGAGCAGGTGATTGTCGCAGAGTCCGAGTGGCAGATCAAGCGGTACGAAGCGGGCGAGACCGTGAAGCGGATGACGTTGCTCTGGGACGAGGGAGCGGAAATCGCGCGGGAGATGCGCCGTAAGGAGGGATCTGACGATTACCGCTACTTCCCGGAGCCGGATCTTCCCGAGCTTACGCTTGACGCGCAGTACATTGAGGGCGTACGGGCCAGTATGTGGCTGACGCCGCGCGAGCTTAAAGCGGAGTTGATGGCCGTACACGGGTGGAATCGCGAGCAGGTGCAGTACCTGTTTTCCAGCGCCGGTCATGTACCCTATGTGCGAGAATTAGTGCAGGACTTCGGCGCTGACCCGAAAAGCGTGGCCAGCTTCTACGCGACGGTCGCCTCGGGTATCATGAACGAGCGGGGCTGGTCGCCGGCGGAGTTCAGTCAGCAAGTTCCGGCCGCGAGTTTCGCGAAGGTCATCAGTTACCAACTCGATCGGACGATTTCATTCACCGGCGCGTCGGCGGTAATCAAGGAGATCGCCGATACCGGAGCAGAGCCTGACGCCATCATTAGCGCACGCGGCTTGCGGCAAATCTCGGACCGCGGAGTGCTGCGCCAGATCGTCGAACAGGTGCTGGAGCAGAATCCTGACGCGGTGCTCAAGCACAAGCCCGGCGAGGACAAACTGGTGAAATTCCTTGTCGGGCGGGTGATTCAGGCGACGAACAAGAGCGCGAATCCCGCGGTCGCCACAGAATTAGTACGCGAACTTCTCGATAGCAGGAAGGCGAATTAGACTCC is drawn from candidate division KSB1 bacterium and contains these coding sequences:
- a CDS encoding phosphatidylserine decarboxylase family protein produces the protein MRFASEAWPLVMPPLLVGILLIVLSRAVGSANSAIWGAVALVLAVSVLLFFRDPTRTSPGNSRAVVAPADGKVIVAEALADGRQHVAIFLSIFDVHVNRVPYGGTVARIVMQPGKYFHAGSPAAAEGNARCEVETTTDQGTVSWRQVSGLVARKISCRIRAGDAVRTGDRFGLIYFGSRMDVYMPAHARIAVQAGARVYAGATVIAEFPNEEKP
- the gatA gene encoding Asp-tRNA(Asn)/Glu-tRNA(Gln) amidotransferase subunit GatA gives rise to the protein MPTPLPSHAQLRSHPAAIPEAVETSLRLARAGAHLNAFIHLLEERARRQAVEVRDALLRGDDLPLGGWLIAVKDNIAIRGTRLTCASRILDGFESIFTATAIERLERAGAILIGKTNLDEFAMGSSTENSAFGAARHPRCPECVPGGSSGGSAIAVSAGWVHAGLGSDTGGSVRQPAAFCGVVGLKPTYGRVSRYGLVAFGSSLDQISPFTSTCADAQLILREMAGVDERDSSSSPEPVDRDQIHATEVGPRLRVGLAREYFSDALNSEIGARIREVVHQLRERGHTVTEVSLPHTEYAIPVYYILATAEASSNLARFDGVRYGFRHADGGTLLDLYERTRGAGFGPEVRRRIMMGTYVLSEGYYDAYYKKAQRVRRLIVDDFKRAFADVDVVISPTTPTTAFKIGERADDPVAMYLSDVFTVPTNLAGIPAVSVPVGEDSQGLPIGLQIQGPHFAERRILTLGAEIEALGWGAA
- the purS gene encoding phosphoribosylformylglycinamidine synthase subunit PurS; this encodes MKARVYVTYKDGVLDPQGQTVCRFLQSHGEERVRDVRIGKYIEFEVEDRPHDELERMLIDISDKLLANPVIESYRVELP
- the purQ gene encoding phosphoribosylformylglycinamidine synthase subunit PurQ — encoded protein: MTWAVVTFPGSNCDRDSWHALGDVLGFDVKPVFHKTTTLPPCDAVVIPGGFSYGDYLRCGALAKLSPIMPAIRAFADGGGLVVGICNGFQILCEAGLLPGALVRNSHLRFVSRLVSLRVERADTAFTGGYAAGDLIDLPIAHGEGNYVADAATIVELEREHRILFRYTGPVRSDVPDGNPNGSTNAIAGIMNRRGNVMGMMPHPERATDPLISRPDGANVFHSMAAWAGLHPRLQS
- the pssA gene encoding CDP-diacylglycerol--serine O-phosphatidyltransferase: MKKWPANIMTAGNLFCGFFAIIAAFDGHPQISAWLILFAAVLDAFDGKAARLFGGGSKFGIQFDSMADMVSFGVAPAALIYAAAFNDLGIAGLIVAFVPALAVAVRLARFNVSTSGGHHDFIGLSSPLHACLIASFVVMSFSRWDAIMDSNVLAGLVLTTCALMISRLPLPGLPRFTLREPGYNLVKVSFLLVCLGFMVINPPQNTFPALAVLVVGAFAVAGAKSIAGRHRGARDGALEDDLDAEPVPVHRGRR
- the gatB gene encoding Asp-tRNA(Asn)/Glu-tRNA(Gln) amidotransferase subunit GatB, encoding MSWEVVVGLEIHAQLVTRTKAFCRCPNQYGAAPNTLVCPTCLGMPGALPVLNEEVVSQATKLALALGATVHPHSKFDRKNYFYPDLPKGYQISQYDEPFSTGGFVEFELGGETKRIRVTRAHIEEDAGKSQHLADGTTVVDMNRCGVPLVEIVSEPELRSPAEAGAYVRTVRDWLRAINVCDGNMEQGSLRCDANISVRRAGELDFNERREVKNLNSISNLEQVIVAESEWQIKRYEAGETVKRMTLLWDEGAEIAREMRRKEGSDDYRYFPEPDLPELTLDAQYIEGVRASMWLTPRELKAELMAVHGWNREQVQYLFSSAGHVPYVRELVQDFGADPKSVASFYATVASGIMNERGWSPAEFSQQVPAASFAKVISYQLDRTISFTGASAVIKEIADTGAEPDAIISARGLRQISDRGVLRQIVEQVLEQNPDAVLKHKPGEDKLVKFLVGRVIQATNKSANPAVATELVRELLDSRKAN
- a CDS encoding phosphoribosylaminoimidazolesuccinocarboxamide synthase, with product MEKRDLLFEGSSKRLYSTDRENLAVLEYTDDFIIQPNGSRTIVPGKGEVNLGIATFLFQYLENYHVPTHFVERIGKNDMLVRRLKMIPIEVVVYNAISSRLAQRFKLEDGHQIDFPIIEYFLKSPRLGNPMINETHALALGYAKPDDMRAMGRMASKANAILKSLFERRGLQLIEFKLEFGMSGENIYIGDEISPDTSRYFDRKRNRRLEREKYIQDLASVEKVYRELYDRLTRAV
- a CDS encoding twin-arginine translocase TatA/TatE family subunit → MAPTCFIPWQPGPGCTRVCNLRLTLTPGHPVNLGGSELFLVLLVMLLLFGGKRLPELARNLGRGLAEFRRATQSIQRDISSSIDEVARPGTPQQYKPASTETSSPRITPYANPAAEPRPAPEPPRSDS
- a CDS encoding adenylosuccinate lyase → MIERYSREPMARLWTERYRYECWWQVELAALEARADRGEVAHEALERIRATADFSIEEIHQIEAEVQHDVIAFLTSIANHVGPESRYVHLGLTSSDVVDTAFALQIRDASHLIIEDIAAVRVILQRLARDHRRTPTVGRTHGMHAEPTVFGLKFALWDDEFGRHESRIAQTLERVLVGKLSGAVGNFGHTDPALEEAVMGRLGLGVAAVSTQIVGRERHAELLNLHALIAASIEKIATEIRHLQRTEVGEAYEPFGRKQKGSSAMPHKRNPILCERLCGISRLMRGYALVGLENIALWHERDISHSSAERVVFPDAFIGLDYMLHLLIRVLDGLDIRPERMRQNLELTGGALASERILLALTEAGWTRERAYQHVQAAALFAEQNGAPMRQQISADAEVVAALGPEALAELLVVEPRYDMADLVYRRLGLLD